Below is a window of Excalfactoria chinensis isolate bCotChi1 chromosome 9, bCotChi1.hap2, whole genome shotgun sequence DNA.
CAGGTGGGCAGGGAGCTGAAAAGGGATCCATggagagcagctgctgtgctcaggagcAGCCCCTACTGTGAAAGAGATGTGTCCATGTCTGCTGACCACAGCTCAATGTTAAATACGTGGGTTACGATCCTGCTTTAGGACAGGTCTGATCACACTGACCTAGAGTCACTGTTTTATCCACTTTGGGATCTAGGCTCAAACTTTGGTTTAATTCCCTTTCTGCAGGCTGCCTGAAACAGGAGCTCCAAGGGAGATGTGATCTCCGCAGCCactgtaaaagaagaaataactgaaGCCAGGAGGTAATAGAAATTGAATTTGTATGTATTTAATTAATGAGCACACATGTAAGGGATAATCTCTTTTAGAATAAATGCATACTGTGTTTCTGAGCCCTCCCTCATCTTCCCAGGGGTCGTAATGAACTCCTCTGAGTTCTGCAGATGTCCAGATTAGATGCCCTGTGCACGTGCTCTGTGGAATGGCTTTTGAGCAATTTGGGTTCTTTCCCTTCAGAAGCACTCAGGAAGAGTCCCAGTTTCATTCCTATCTGCACTCAGCTCTGGAGTGGGATGATGTACCAAGCTGCTACAAGTCAGATAAATGTCCTCCCCTGCTTGAAGAAAGGCTTTGGGGCTTCCTGTAGACTTGTGATGCACCATGCAGATTCCATTGGTTGTTCTGCATGTTCTTGATTCTCCCAACAAGCTTTGAGTAGAGTTCTTATTGCTCAGAAACTGTAGCTGGTGTTGCTCCAAGTGGTTGTTGTGTAGTGCTCTCCTTATGGGTGGGAAAGCTGATGATGTGCAGTTCACCCTTTTGGTAGAGATCTGGCTCTTGTCTCCatgtttttcacttctgaattaGAGACTGCAGCTTGCAGTGATTTCTGGTTAACCAGTTTGTTTAGGATGAAAATCATCCCTCCCTTGGAACACTTGCCTGCTACCAATAGAAGGAAATGGAAGTGCGTGTCTGTATGTTGTGACCTTTTGGGGTGAATACACTGAATATGTGCTATAAACATGGCACAAATTTATCATGCAGTATTTGCTAGCTGTTAAGAGACCATAAAGCTGTCCTTGCccctgtctctctctctctccaaatAAGGACCTCTctttgttcagctttctttgaaAACAGGTGTGAGGTTGCAGGAACGGAGCGAGGTGAGCTTCAATCCCTTGAACTCCTGCCTTTCTGAACATTTGCAAGCATATAGCCAAAAACTGGCACCAGTGAGCAAAGCAGCAGCGGCACGGTCCAAATCTTGCTCTATATAAAGCATCCCAGGGCACACGAGAACAACTGCAGAGGCAAACCTTAACACTTGTCCATAAAGCCGGCAGAGGGAGGAATGGCAGAACCAGGTAAGGTGGTGCATAATTGAAAGTCAGTGTAGCCGTGTAGTCTTAAGTCATAAACGTGAACAGCACAGCGTGAGAATGCTCAGCTCTTCGCGTAGAACAAATTGTTGTTCAGTGACATGGTGCTGGTAAGAAAGCCCAAGCTTTCTTAGTTCTGTTAGCAGCGGTGAGTTTAAAGTAACTTGAGTTCTTCCTGCCTCTGAATCCTACccgttttattttcttttgtttttgtagttgtGATGTTAAGTTGATGAATGTAATTAAACTGAACCGTGGAAATTGAGTTACGTTTGACAGTAATTTAGATATATTGCATAGCTGCAGTCTGAGCGCAGTGCTGGGTGAACACAAAGCAATTTAGATTTTAACTCTGCAAAGCCCAAAGGCAGAGCGAAGTGAGACGCTGGTAATGTACTGTTTGCTGCAAGCACAATTCCACTGAAGGTGAGAAAAGGCTGTTTTGAAGAACGCATTTTATATTCACCGTCTCTTTCTGTTTAGCTCACCATCAGAGGCTTGCATGGTGGCAAAGCTGTACACTTATGTGCAGTGTCAGCTGTGCGCAGTTACCCAGCAATGCTTTTACTTGTAAGAGGAACTTATCCACCTTCAGAAGTACACCAGTAGATTGCCAGCTtacatgcatgtatgtataCAGTAAGATTCCTTTATTCTTGCTACCATCCAGACTTGTCCTTCTGGTTTCAGTGGGCTCTGGCCCAGCAGCTGGGCTTGGTTTCCTTGGCCAGTTTAGGAACAATGCTCATAGTTGCTCCTCAACAGCCTATATTTACCTCGGTATCCTGTTCTCATTTGCATTCATTAGAAGAGTAATTAATAATGAATCCTCACATTTTAGGATTGTAGCTGATTACCTGCAGGGGTCAGTAAAGATTTCTTTCCAAACCGCAGTTCCTTAGGAGCGCTGCTCCCACGCTGCTGTCCCACTGCCCCCCACCTGAGCTCAGCCTGAACACTGGGCAGTGCAGatgctgtccctgcagctgtTGGTGTGCCCAGCCTGCTCCGTGGGGAGGGTGATGCATGCTTGTCAGATTCAGACTTGGGATAGTTTTCCAAACTTGCAGGCTGTCACCTTCTTCTGTGGCTCTGCAAAAAGAGGTTTGTCACCTTCTAAGCATTGCCTTGCAAACAGGTTGGGTACCCGCTGGATGTCTCACACAGCCGAGTATCCAGCCTTGTGCACGTGCTCTGCTCCGTGCTTCAGCATCCCCTGCTTGTGGCATAAAGTAGTCTTCACACAGCTGTTTTACTCTAACCTCGAGTATCTGTCCCATGACATGCAGGGGATCAGAGCAAATGATCTCATGGTCATATCTGCTCTTAAGCTATGAAACACAAGTACTCTTAATGGCTCCTGTGAAACTCTATCCCTCAGAGCCAGCTGCTTGCTGCCCATGACAAATGCTGGGCCCAGCATTCCTGCTGACCCATCAGTGCTGGCTCGCTGCTCTTACCTTTCCGCATTTAAAGTGGATATCACATAACAAAACACCATATCCAGCAGATATACTGGCAGCCAAGCAGGGCTCTGTCAAAATCCTTCCATGTGCCCCAGTAGGGTCCAGATCTTTATCTGTAACAGGATctttaggaggaaaaacagcaaagagcaaCGATTCCCAACAGAAGGACCTTTCCCTTTACATAGAGTCAAACACTCTTTAAAGGAAACAGGCAAGGATTCCTCTGTGGCAAAAGGACACCCTGTTGCACAGCAAGATTGTACCCTCGTCTTGCATGGTTGCTATTTTTATGTCTTACGTTTTAATGGCAGCACACACAGATTTTCTACCTACATACTCCTTCCCTCTTGGTAGATATACCATGGGATACCATGGCGAGCTGTGGTTGTGTTGTGTGGAGCTTTTTAAGAGCAACGTGGAGAGCCTTAAATTATTCAGCATCCCTCAAAAGTCTGTCTACTGGATGTCGAATGTGCAAGGTGTTGTGGAGACTTTTACATTATTTATGAATCCCTTCAAAAACCTGGGGGTCTTTTAACTGCAGAATGTTGTATTTCCGCATTCTGCAGTATGTTGGTAGCTCATGCAGTCTCCAAGGGTGTGCTAATTACTAGCAAGCTTCTGCTACTTGCTACAAACTGCTAGGAGGGTCTTTGATACTGGTACTGTCCAGGTACATGTTTATAAGGGCTGCTCCTGctttctgtgtgcttcctgGAGAACCACCACCTCAATTTGCCTCTGAGCTATTTATTAGCCTGCTTTAATTCTTAGTGGACAGAACAGGCAAGACATCAGATTTTCATGGCCTAAGGCAGACAGGTGGAAGCTTCTGTGTTATTTTCCTACTTTAAGCCGAGGGAAACCCTTGCAGTGAATACCTTGTCTCACTGTAGGatgggagggagaagagggcAAATCCAGGCACTGCACTCAGGGCGCTAAGCTGGATCCCTgaggcacagccctgggcaAACACCCCCCTGGGTGGGAACTTACTCAGTATCCTCTCACTGTGGCTCCAGGCACATTAATCTTAAATTAAACAGGTACAGtatcatatatatttattgcatatataaatatattattatatatttaattatattatataattgctgcattttgctgttgCCAAGCTCAGGAGACTTCTAGAGCGTGCTGTACAGGTACACATACATCCAGGCTATTCAACCTGAGTCTGCTCTCCGTCCAGTCCAGATGTTCTTCTCTGGATGACCCATGGGGACCAAGGACAGAACTGTACTTCTGTCTCTGCTTCTTTTGGAAGCGTTAAGCCTCACATCTATCTGATTGCAGAGATGAGAGTGTGGAAATGGCTTTGGGTTTTGCTATGTGCATGTAGCAGGCCTGCCAAGACATGGTGACTCCATGCCAAAAATAGCAATTGTAGACGTGGCCCAAGTTCACAGGTATCTTTGTTTTGTGATGACAGCTGCGTTGTTGTACTTCGTGCAGTGAATTCTCAATCAGTGTAATGTGCCTTCCCTGAAAAAGACCCTCATTCCTCTTTCAGCCCAGCTCCCACTTTCACGCCTTGTGGTACCCATCCTGCTTGCAGTTGGCTGGATAGTGGGTTGTGCACTGATGGTTTACATCGTCTTCTCCTGACAGAAGTAAGTGACTTGCATGGGATCAAATGCCATCCATGCACTCTTTGGTGTGCGTCGCTAcctttttcaacatagttttccttctttcacagGACAGAAGAATTTATGATGATGCTGATCAGAAGAACTTGAAAGTTAGATTGGGATGTCTAATaactaaaatatgttttaaattaattatttttaatatcaacACCATAGATACCGTGTACACCCTTTTTGTCCACAAGTCTCACGAGCCCATTCTTCCACTTGGAAGCagataaaacaaagaacacatcTCTTcccctgagcagcctgtccTACAgttaggggttggaagggacccctggaGCTCCCCCCATAACAcaggttccctgcagcagaAAAGCCCCCAGGGGGgattctgaatatctccagaggagattCCAGCACACgtgggcatcctgtgccagtgTTCTGAAACCTTCACAGCAAAGAATGACACAGAGTgacagaatggcccaggttggaaggggcctcaaggatcactaagctccaaccccccactgcaggcactgcaggcagggccaccaacctccccatttcataccagcccaggctgcccagggccccatcctatctggccttgaacacctccagggatggatggggcatccacagcctctctgggcagctgttccagcacctcaccaccctcatagtaaagaacttccccctgacatccaacctcaatcttcTCTCCCTCAACcctaaaccatttccccttgtcctgctgttatcccCCTTTCCAAaagctgactcccctcctgtctgtaggctcccttcaggtcctggcaggctgcaatgaggtcaccccgcagccttctttcctccaggccgaacaagcccagctccctcagcctgtccttctagtggaggtgctgcagccctctgctcatctctgcagccctgAGAAGTCATTCCTCACCAGGTATGCCAGCTGTGCAGCCAGTGTATTGACCAGGCGCTGGTGAGAACACGCAGTGCTGACACAGCCAGGTGCCCCAGCAGCTCTTTTGGGTTCCTATCACTTGGCGTTGAGCGTTTCAAATTGAAATGTACAGAGCTAAAGTATAATCAGCAGAGTTCAGCTGTGGCTGAGAGCAAAAGGAGCTGACTCGAAAAGACACAGCTCCTCCCACACTCGCTCCCTTCAGATCCTGAACTTGTTCCCAGTTtctttactgcattttttttcctacagattaAACCATGACAGACTGAGCTGCAACCGCTGCTCTCAGAGCGATGGCAGAGCAAAACACAACCACGTTCCTGaggtggctgctgtgctgctgcaccaaAGGAACGAAGCTCCTGCCGGGTTCGGAGGGTAATACAACGAGGAGGACTCCAAGAAAGCGCTGCGTTCCACAGAGCACTTAACGTGCGCTGAGCACAGCGCAGAGCAGCCACCTGCAGCCTCCCACGGCAGCACCTCCGGAGCTCAGCACGCAGCACAGCCTCGGCAGGGCAATAGCGGAGCTTCCTCCGcagggggcggggcggggcgggggacCACCTGTGAGCGGGCAGGAACCTTCTGGAAGGGGGGGCACAGCTTCCTGGGGGTGGCAGTGCTCCACGTGGGGTGGGAGCTGACCCCGGCGGCCGGTCCCAGCACAGGGCAACCGGGGCTTCGCGGGACCTCAGGCTGCAGTACGGACATGGACACGGGTAGGAGCTGTGTGGCAAAACGTGGCTGGTTGCTGCCTTGCACCGTGCTTTCCAGCTCTGGGTGTGTTGGCTGCAAGCACCTGCTGTGCAACCGCAGGGAtggttgtgctgtgtgtggaAGTGCAGCTGTGGTGCAGGTCTGGCCGTGTGTGGCTGTGCCTGCATCCCTCACTGCGGTCAGTGGCACGTGGGGTAATTAtgtctgtattttaaagcacttattttacatggagctgcagagaagGCTGTGTGAGAACAACGTCTGAGTTGCTTTTTGTGCAGACCTCGTTTGTGCAACGTGGCAAGGCagttgctgctgtgtgctctgtggtGTTAGTGCTGGTTTTTAGCCTTGGTTGTGTCTCAGGGCATGGAGGTCATGTCAAAGGGACAAACAAGCTTTGAGCTTATTGATTTAATGATCAAATGGTAGCTCCTAGCACTCCATGCCTTCCTGcgggtgggagcagcagcaggaggttATGGGAGCAGCTCAGTGTTGGGATGAGATCACCTCCTGGGAGGCAGCTGAGATGGGAGCATTGGGCAGCCATAAGCAGGCTTGTTCACTGAGCCCAGCTCCAAAAGTTGTCCTCAATGGAGCAGGAAGTGTTGTAAACAGGTAGAAACGTTGTGATGagcctgcagtgctctgtggtTGGGTCTGGCTGAGGATGTATGACAGAAGTGGTTCACTCGGGGCAGCTGCAGTTGGAATCCTCACTGTCACAGCTCTTCCCTAGCAGTGGTTTGAGTCGTGCTCTCTGCCATCCATTTAGTCTAGGTCACCACGGCTCCTCACGCTGATTAACGACTTTGCTGCACTTCATCACCTCCTCGCTGGGCTGCAGACACGCAGCACTCATGGGCATGTGGCCCAGTCCTAAAGAAACTGCAGCTAGTGTGGGATGTCTCAGCACCAGCAGGGCATCTGCCTTCTGCTCCTGTGCTGGTTGCTCTTACAATACCGACTCACGTTGTCTGTATCAGTTCTGATGTTCCACTGGCCTTCCTGATGTTCTGGTGCTCTGCCTAATGCAGTGTCGGAATATCTACAATACACTAATTGAAGAGTATAATTGGCTAACCGGTTTGTGAAGTGCTGCGTAACTACCCCAAAGGTACCCTGTGCAGGATGGTCTGTCCCATGTCGTGCCTCTACTCTGG
It encodes the following:
- the STRIT1 gene encoding sarcoplasmic/endoplasmic reticulum calcium ATPase regulator DWORF, with the protein product MAEPAQLPLSRLVVPILLAVGWIVGCALMVYIVFS